A genomic window from Sparus aurata chromosome 4, fSpaAur1.1, whole genome shotgun sequence includes:
- the nqo1 gene encoding NAD(P)H dehydrogenase [quinone] 1 — MAQKTVLIVYAHQSPGSFNAAVREVAMEELKEQGYRVVVSDLYAMNFRANATQDDIIGDLKNPELFQYGEETMHAWMEGRLSDDIVAEQRKVLEAELIIFQFPLYWFSVPAIMKGWMDRVLTQGFAFSLQNMYNNGIFKEKKAMLSFTTGATQTMFRPDGINGDINVTLWPLQNGTLHFCGFQVLPPQVFWSPAHCPPPVRTAMLDGWRARLKGLLAEKPLTFAPCELFDLTFQGGFMMFPKVKEERESQPFGLTTGHHLGKPLPPDNQIRAQCAEPDCRK, encoded by the exons atgg ctcagAAGACGGTCCTGATCGTTTACGCCCACCAGAGTCCGGGGTCGTTCAACGCGGCGGTACGTGAGGTGGcgatggaggagctgaaggagcaggGCTACCGGGTCGTCGTGTCCGACCTGTACGCCATGAACTTCAGAGCCAACGCCACGCAGGACGACATCATCG GTGATCTGAAGAATCCAGAACTCTTCCAGTACGGCGAGGAGACGATGCACGCCTGGATGGAGGGTCGCCTTAGTGACGACATCGTTGCCGAGCAGCGCAAAGTGTTGGAGGCGGAGCTCATCATCTTCCAG TTTCCTTTGTACTGGTTCAGTGTGCCGGCCATCATGAAGGGCTGGATGGACCGAGTGCTGACACAAGGTTTCGCCTTCTCCCTGCAGAACATGTACAATAACGGGATATTCAAG GAAAAGAAAGCGATGTTGTCGTTCACAACTGGAGCAACACAGACGATGTTCAGACCTGACGGCATCAACGGAGACATCAACGTCACACTGTGGCCTctacag AACGGCACTCTTCACTTCTGTGGCTTTCAGGTTCTTCCTCCTCAGGTATTCTGGAGTCCAGCTCACTGCCCCCCTCCTGTGAGGACCGCCATGTTAGACGGGTGGCGAGCCCGACTTAAAGGACTGTTGGCAGAAAAGCCTTTGACCTTTGCCCCCTGCGAGCTCTTCGACCTCACGTTTCAGGGCGGCTTCATGATGTTTCCGAAGGTGAAGGAGGAGCGAGAGTCGCAGCCCTTCGGTCTCACCACAGGACACCATCTGGGGAAACCGCTGCCACCCGACAACCAGATCAGAGCTCAGTGTGCCGAACCGGACTGTAGGAAGTAG
- the LOC115579637 gene encoding interleukin-17C-like isoform X1 gives MKLVSVQLFVGSLLMLSDPTAPKCITEDGLNKLIEEFQTRYLDKKVSVNVPDTRTCMQAAEEMQGAENNRSVSPWRYRLDEDVNRIPSKIAFAECICQGCIIDKRENMSYNSRSVDAWLRIYRKTGKCSENKYKVRKDFIKVPVGCTCVVPNYTK, from the exons ATGAAGCTGGTCAGTGTGCAG CTCTTTGTCGGCTCGCTGCTGATGCTCAGCGACCCCACGGCCCCCAAATGCATCACCGAGGATGGCCTGAATAAACTGATCGAGGAGTTTCAGACGAGGTACCTGGACAAGAAGGTTTCTGTCAACGTGCCGGACACCAGGACCTGCATGCAGGCCGCCGAAGAGATGCAAGGGGCCGAAAACAACCGCTCCGTTTCCCCGTGGAGGTACAG ATTAGATGAGGACGTCAACAGGATCCCTTCCAAAATCGCCTTTGCAGAGTGCATTTGTCAGGGCTGTATCATCGACAAGCGGGAAAACATGAGCTACAACTCCAGATCTGTGGATGCCTGGCTGAGGATCTACAGGAAGACAGGAAAGTGCtctgaaaacaaatacaaagtgAGAAAGGACTTTATCAAAGTCCCTGTTGGCTGCACTTGTGTTGTcccaaattacacaaaatga
- the LOC115579637 gene encoding interleukin-17C-like isoform X2 → MLSDPTAPKCITEDGLNKLIEEFQTRYLDKKVSVNVPDTRTCMQAAEEMQGAENNRSVSPWRYRLDEDVNRIPSKIAFAECICQGCIIDKRENMSYNSRSVDAWLRIYRKTGKCSENKYKVRKDFIKVPVGCTCVVPNYTK, encoded by the exons ATGCTCAGCGACCCCACGGCCCCCAAATGCATCACCGAGGATGGCCTGAATAAACTGATCGAGGAGTTTCAGACGAGGTACCTGGACAAGAAGGTTTCTGTCAACGTGCCGGACACCAGGACCTGCATGCAGGCCGCCGAAGAGATGCAAGGGGCCGAAAACAACCGCTCCGTTTCCCCGTGGAGGTACAG ATTAGATGAGGACGTCAACAGGATCCCTTCCAAAATCGCCTTTGCAGAGTGCATTTGTCAGGGCTGTATCATCGACAAGCGGGAAAACATGAGCTACAACTCCAGATCTGTGGATGCCTGGCTGAGGATCTACAGGAAGACAGGAAAGTGCtctgaaaacaaatacaaagtgAGAAAGGACTTTATCAAAGTCCCTGTTGGCTGCACTTGTGTTGTcccaaattacacaaaatga